The following are encoded in a window of Castanea sativa cultivar Marrone di Chiusa Pesio chromosome 9, ASM4071231v1 genomic DNA:
- the LOC142610147 gene encoding uncharacterized protein LOC142610147, giving the protein MGKKTTSNPEVKKARANWAINPTWTTTFCNLCVEQIQAENRTKGASFSTKGWFNLVTKFCDEIGQNYDKDQLKSRWDVLKGDWRGWEKLRNLDTGLGWDAVKGTIAAPDYWWDLKLKDLPKAKKFREKGPQNLEQLEIMFRDVAATGVAAWTPSSNTLPPTMPEEGAGDSDGSSEFKDNQCDMSLDIDSLQQGHASQSRSSEQKQTSESIPSQKKKKKIGGAAMMDNRISQLITVCQNRFEGTSQESPSSIDNVMAIVRALPGVESTFVVQASYILLKRSRREMFLPFKDPESQLEWLQGMIYNQKK; this is encoded by the exons ATGGGTAAAAAGACCACTTCCAACCCTGAGGTAAAAAAGGCTAGAGCAAATTGGGCTATTAATCCAACGTGGACAACTACTTTTTGTAACCTTTGTGTGGAACAAATTCAAGCCGAGAATAGAACAAAAGGTGCTAGCTTTAGTACCAAAGGTTGGTTCAATTTGGTGACCAAATTTTGTGATGAGATCGGTCAAAACTATGATAAGGACCAATTAAAAAGTAGGTGGGATGTATTAAAAGGTGATTGGAGAGGTTGGGAAaaattgaggaatcttgacACAGGTTTAGGTTGGGATGCAGTGAAGGGAACGATTGCTGCTCCTGATTATTGGTGGGACCTGAAGTTAAAG GATTTAcccaaagctaaaaaatttcgAGAGAAAGGTCCACAGAATCTAGAACAACTTGAGATAATGTTTAGGGATGTTGCAGCAACTGGGGTAGCTGCATGGACCCCTTCTTCAAATACATTACCTCCAACAATGCCAGAAGAGGGTGCTGGTGATTCAGATGGTAGCTCCGAATTTAAGGATAACCAATGTGACATGAGTTTAGACATTGATAGTTTGCAGCAAGGACATGCTAGTCAATCACGTAGTTCAGAACAAAAGCAAACTAGTGAATCAATACcctcacaaaagaaaaagaagaagataggagGAGCTGCAATGATGGACAATCGTATTAGTCAATTAATAACTGTATGTCAGAATAGGTTTGAAGGTACTTCTCAAGAGTCACCAAGTTCAATTGATAATGTCATGGCGATTGTGAGAGCACTTCCTGGAGTGGAAAGTACATTTGTGGTTCAAGCTTCCTATATCTTACTAAAAAGGTCACGTAGGGAGATGTTCCTACCTTTCAAGGACCCAGAGTCACAGCTGGAGTGGCTACAAGGAATGATTTATAACCAAAAGAAGTGA